From Estrella lausannensis, one genomic window encodes:
- a CDS encoding 2-oxoglutarate dehydrogenase E1 component, giving the protein MDRPARDQFFLSPLNLSYLDPLYQEYKEKGEAASVNLRELFESIDREEVSQGETSAQSEPATSLHQELRIMRLINAYRTFGHLEAKINPINLKGMEPVKPLNLNYLGFADDEMHLSFPTCGLMPQETAPLKEIVAWLRDTYCGQIGIEYMGTENLELEEWIQQRIEPSRFKVQLPLETKKRILELLNHSELFEKFLHTKFVGQKRFSLEGGETLIPIIATLIESLAKAGGEEFVIGMAHRGRLNVLANILRKLRSDIFNEFEDRWLPNSFQGSGDVKYHKGFYASVKTEEGKEIAITLTPNPSHLESVNAVVEGQVRARQDALGKSSEDKVVPILVHGDAALSGQGIVYETLQMCGLEGYKTGGTVHVVINNQIGFTTLPKDSRSTIYCTDIAKTFGAPVFHVNAEDPEACIFATELASLIRQTFHIDVFIDINCYRKYGHNESDEPAYTQPLEYQLIRSKKSIRELFRDQLISHGFVEKEVALKLEEEFHHLLQEEMDLRSEAIHRPRHGSLNEPTFDEAREEMLKPVKTDVSLEVIRKVAEKIGRVPPNVNIHPKLATLLEERMSMAGIGKEVRPIDWGCAETLAFATLLNEGRSIRIVGQDSCRGTFSHRHGVLVDQKEHGASYTPLKNIHTEQGAFHIYNSFLSEYAALGFEYGYSLAAKDTLVIWEAQFGDFANGGQVVTDQYIASSEQKWGQQSALTLFLPHGYEGQGPEHSSARLERFLQLSAENNMYVVNPTTPAQMFHLLRRQALRKTPKPLIVMTPKGLLRHPQAVSTLEDLSKGMFQEVLDDMNPPEKADQIVFVSGRFYYDLAEERKKAGSSHMAIIRIEQLYPLHAEKVAAIVERYKGFKEAFFVQEEPSNMGPADYIIPRLQSLLPEGMPLRLIARERSAATATGSHTLHKKQHQHIVNALFKEAKPNLFDIARSSGKEPLSHK; this is encoded by the coding sequence ATGGATCGGCCCGCCCGCGATCAATTTTTTCTATCTCCTTTAAACTTAAGCTATCTCGATCCTCTTTATCAAGAGTATAAAGAGAAGGGGGAGGCCGCGTCCGTTAATTTGCGTGAGCTATTTGAATCCATCGACAGGGAGGAGGTTTCTCAAGGCGAAACGTCCGCTCAGTCCGAACCCGCTACCTCTCTCCATCAAGAGCTCAGGATCATGAGGCTCATCAATGCCTATCGCACCTTCGGTCACCTCGAAGCGAAAATCAACCCTATCAACCTCAAAGGGATGGAGCCTGTAAAACCTCTTAACCTTAATTATCTGGGTTTTGCCGACGACGAGATGCACCTTTCGTTTCCCACCTGCGGGCTGATGCCTCAGGAGACAGCGCCTCTCAAGGAGATTGTCGCTTGGCTGCGAGACACCTACTGCGGCCAGATCGGCATCGAGTACATGGGGACAGAAAACTTAGAGCTCGAAGAGTGGATTCAGCAAAGGATAGAGCCCAGCCGCTTTAAGGTGCAGCTGCCGCTGGAAACTAAAAAGCGTATATTGGAACTTTTGAACCACTCCGAACTCTTTGAGAAATTTCTCCACACTAAATTCGTCGGTCAGAAGCGCTTTTCTTTAGAGGGAGGTGAAACCCTCATACCCATCATCGCTACGCTGATTGAGTCGCTTGCGAAAGCCGGAGGCGAAGAGTTCGTGATCGGAATGGCCCATAGGGGTCGCTTGAACGTTCTCGCTAATATCTTGAGAAAGTTGCGCAGCGACATCTTCAACGAATTCGAAGACAGGTGGCTTCCCAACTCTTTCCAAGGTTCCGGCGACGTCAAATACCACAAGGGGTTTTACGCCTCCGTCAAAACAGAAGAGGGGAAGGAAATTGCAATCACCCTGACTCCCAACCCCAGCCATCTCGAGTCCGTCAACGCGGTCGTCGAAGGTCAGGTGCGCGCCAGGCAGGACGCTCTCGGGAAGAGCAGCGAGGATAAAGTGGTGCCCATCCTAGTCCATGGAGATGCCGCCCTCTCAGGGCAGGGGATTGTCTACGAGACGCTGCAGATGTGCGGGTTGGAAGGCTACAAGACAGGCGGCACAGTCCACGTCGTGATCAACAACCAGATCGGTTTCACCACCTTACCGAAAGACAGCAGATCCACCATCTACTGCACCGACATCGCCAAAACATTCGGTGCGCCCGTCTTCCACGTCAATGCTGAAGATCCCGAGGCGTGCATTTTCGCCACGGAGCTTGCCTCGCTCATCCGCCAGACCTTCCACATCGACGTCTTTATCGACATCAACTGCTACAGGAAATACGGGCACAACGAATCGGATGAACCGGCCTACACCCAGCCCCTGGAATACCAGCTTATCCGTTCTAAAAAGTCGATCCGCGAGCTCTTTCGCGACCAGCTCATCAGCCACGGATTTGTGGAAAAAGAGGTTGCTCTCAAGTTGGAAGAGGAATTTCATCATCTGCTGCAGGAGGAGATGGACCTGCGTAGCGAAGCAATCCACAGGCCGAGACACGGCAGCCTTAACGAGCCGACGTTCGATGAGGCAAGGGAAGAGATGCTAAAGCCAGTTAAAACAGACGTGAGCCTCGAGGTGATCCGCAAGGTCGCCGAAAAAATCGGTAGAGTTCCTCCAAATGTCAATATCCACCCCAAGCTTGCCACGCTGCTTGAGGAAAGAATGAGCATGGCCGGCATTGGTAAAGAGGTTCGCCCCATCGACTGGGGGTGCGCCGAGACGCTGGCGTTTGCGACGCTTCTTAATGAAGGGCGCTCGATCCGCATTGTCGGCCAAGACAGTTGCCGCGGAACATTCAGCCATCGCCACGGTGTACTCGTCGACCAAAAAGAGCATGGTGCTTCCTACACTCCCCTGAAGAATATCCACACGGAGCAGGGAGCCTTTCACATCTACAACTCATTCCTCTCTGAATATGCCGCCCTTGGATTTGAATACGGCTACAGTCTGGCGGCAAAAGACACCCTTGTGATCTGGGAGGCGCAGTTCGGCGACTTTGCCAACGGCGGACAGGTGGTTACCGATCAGTATATTGCCTCCTCCGAGCAAAAATGGGGGCAGCAGTCGGCACTCACCCTCTTTTTGCCGCATGGCTACGAAGGCCAGGGTCCCGAGCACTCTTCCGCGAGACTCGAGCGCTTCCTCCAGCTGTCAGCCGAGAACAATATGTACGTCGTCAATCCCACAACGCCCGCCCAGATGTTCCATCTGCTGCGCCGTCAGGCACTCAGAAAAACACCTAAGCCCCTCATCGTCATGACCCCAAAAGGTCTTTTAAGGCATCCTCAGGCTGTAAGCACACTAGAGGATCTCTCGAAAGGAATGTTTCAAGAGGTGCTTGACGACATGAACCCTCCCGAGAAAGCCGATCAGATCGTCTTCGTATCAGGTAGGTTCTACTACGATCTGGCAGAAGAGAGAAAAAAAGCCGGCTCATCGCACATGGCGATCATCCGCATCGAACAGCTCTACCCCCTTCACGCCGAGAAAGTCGCCGCCATCGTCGAGAGATACAAAGGCTTTAAAGAGGCCTTCTTCGTTCAGGAAGAGCCAAGCAACATGGGGCCGGCCGACTACATCATCCCTCGCTTGCAGAGCCTGCTTCCGGAGGGGATGCCGCTTCGCCTCATCGCAAGGGAGCGCAGCGCCGCCACGGCGACAGGCTCCCACACCCTGCACAAAAAGCAGCATCAGCATATAGTCAACGCCCTCTTTAAAGAGGCCAAACCCAACCTGTTTGACATCGCTAGGTCATCCGGAAAAGAACCCTTGTCCCACAAATAG